The DNA segment GGACCCCGATGTCGAGGTTGATCATCTCCTCGCCGAACGTCGACTCGTCGTCGCGGCTCGGCGTAGCGTGGGCGGCCTCCTCGTCGATCGAGATGTTCACCGGGAAGGCGGGCTCGCCGCCGAGTTCGCGGATGCGGTCCTCGGCGTATTCGGCCACCTCGAGGTGGCTCGTACCGACCTCGACCCGGTCGGCGGCTTCCTCGCGGACCTGCGCGAGGATCTTCCCCGCCTCCCGGTGTTTCTCGTACTGTTCGCTCTGGAGGTCCACGCTGCTCATGCGAGGCGGTTCGGCCGACCCGAGCAAAGGCCTTGCGTTGCGCCCTTGCCATCAGCGGTAGCGGCTGACTGCGGTGTGGTGGCCGGCGCGAGCGTGGCTGCCACTCTCGGCAGCCACGCGAGTGGAGTGGGGCAAGGCTGGCCTCGAGAGCAGCCGTCCGATCGGACGGCTGCGATGCGGCCCTGGTGGGCATGAAAAGGGCGAGGCTGACCCGCCAGGGTCAGCCGAGGGCTTTCGTTTGCATGAGTTCGCTGTTGTAGGCGCTTCCCGTCTCGCCCTCGCGATCACAGACGATGATCCCCGCGGTTGAGTCGGTGAGCTCCGCGAACTCCTCGATCGCCCGGTCGGCCGCCTCCTGTGCGCTCGCGCCCTCCTCGAGGTGGTCGACCGCGCACCGCGAGAGGGTGGTCCGGGCGATGTCCTCGCCCGCGCCGGTGGCGCTCGCGCCGCCCGCGGGAGCGCAGTAGAAGCCGCTCCCGATCTGGGGGACGTCGCCCACCCGGCCGGCGAGCGCAAGCCACCGCCCGCCCGTCGAGGTCGCCGCCGCGACCCGCTCGCCGTCGCTCGCGACGGCTCCCACCGTGTCGTGATCCGGAGGATCATTGCCCGCCGAGCTCTGCTCGGCGATGTCGTGATCCCTCTGCTCACGGCCAGTCGACCCTCGTTCGACGCGGTCGTGATCCAGGTCGCGTCCCTCGGGATCGTCCGCCGTCTCGCCGAAGCGCTCGCGCACCCACGCGAGCTGGTCGAGCGGGCCGCCCCGGGGTGGATCCGCCTCCTCCCAGCGCTCGCGAGTGCTCGGGGACCGGAGGTCCTCCTCGACGTCGATTCCGCAGTCGGCGGCGAAGTCGACGGCGTGGACTCCCGAGAGCATGACGTGTGGCGTCTCCTCCATCACCGCGTGGGCGACGTCGACGGCGTGAGACACGCCGGGCATCGAGCAGGCCGCGCCCGCCGAGCGGTCAGACGTCATGATCCCGGCGTCGGTGCGAACGATCCCGTCGCTCTGGATCGCCCCGCCGACCCCGGCGTTGAACCGGGGGGAGCTCTCGAGGACGCGGACGGCCGCACGGACCGCCTCCGTCGGCGTCGCCGTACTCGCTCCGTTCTCCGCGGCCTCGTCGAGCGTCTCCTGGCGGAGCTCGGGCTCCTCGTGAGCACTTCCGGCCCCACCGTGAACGATCACGTTCATATCGCGCCGTCCGGGAGGAGCGGCTTAACGCTACCGACCGTGAATCACCGCGAGAGGGGTGACTCGTGCCCTCTGGAGTCGTCTACCCGGCGACGTCCGATCACAGAGGCCGGCGCCGGTTACCCGCTCGTAACGCGGGCCGGTGACCTCCACGTAAGATCAAGCATATATATTCTCGTATCTCAGGTGTGAATAGATCCCGCCCCCTCCCATGACCACCTCCAAACCCTTCGAATTCGCCCCAGTCAAGACGGCGTTCGGCACGCCCACCGACGCCGAAGGCTACGACATCGACGCCGACGCGTTCGGCGAGGCCGACGAGGACGCTCTGGCCGCGTTCATGGCCGAGCAGACCTGTCTCGGCTTCATCCACCACGACCGACGCGAACGCGCGGCCGCCGTCGAAGCGTTCTACAACGTCGACCGCCACCAGTTCGCCCACCTCTCGGACGCGGAGGCCCGCGAGGCCGCCAAGGCATTGACGGACGCGTTCTGGGCGAAGGACGACGTCGAGGAGCCGTACATCGACGGCACGACGGTCGATCCCGCCCTCGCGGAGGCCGACTGGAGTCCCGTCGAGGACGCCCTGCGGCGGCGCGCCGAGATCGTCGGCATGAGCACGGAGTACGCCGAACAGACCGTCGTCGCCTGGCGCAACCACAAGGTCGGCGGCGACTACTGGACGCCGACGATGACCGCCCAGCACCACGAGATCGGCGCCGCGATGGGCGACCGCCCCGAGAAGCCCAAGTACGGCCAGTCGGGCTTCGGCCACCTCGCCACGCGGTATCTCGTCGGCCTCGAACTGCACGACATGCATAGCGAGCACCACTGGAAGGAGGCAGCCGGCGTGATGTGTGCGTACTACGCCGAGATCCTCGCTGGCCAGGGGGCGGACCGATGAGCGCGAGCGATCGCCGCCTCGCCGAGAAGATCATCGAGGCCGTCGAACTCCTCGAGGGACACGACGATGCCGAGTACGAAGCGCTCGAACCGCAGGCGAAGGCGAACTACCAGGAGGCACTGGAGTTCCTTTCGCGGCTCGAGGCCAGCCTCGAGAACCCGCCCAAACGAACGGACGGCGGCGAGGAGACGGAGGAGCCCCTCGAGTACGACCTGGCCTCGACGCTCGGTCGCGACGAGGCGCTCGCCGGTCCGTTCGAGCCGGAGGACCTGGTGATCTACGACCCCGAGGAGCCGGTCGTCGCCGAGCGGTGGATCTCGATGGAGTACGGCGCGACGATCCCGTTCAGCGACGCCCGCTGATCGGCCCGCTCGACGGGGGTTCGCACGCCGATCGGACGGAGATAGTAGGTCTTTTACCATACATCGCCGAGGGTCTATGTGTTATGAGCTACGACAAGGTCGAGGTGCCCGAGGAGGGAGAGGCGATCGAGTTCGACGGCGAGAGCCTCTCCGTCCCCGACAACCCGATCATCCCGATCATCTACGGCGACGGGATCGGCGTCGACGTCGCCCCCGCCGCTCAGAACGTACTCGAAGCCGCGGCCAACGCCACCGGCCACGACATCTCCTGGATGCGGGTTTACGCCGGCGAGCGCGCCCAGGAGGAGTACGGCGAGGGTACCCACCTCCCCGACGACACTGTTTCGGCCTTCGAGGAGTTCCACGTCGGCATCAAGGGTCCCCTGACGACCCCCGTCGGCGCCGGCTTCCGGAGCCTGAACGTCGCGCTCCGTAAGGAGCTCGACCTCTACGCCAACGTTCGACCGACCTACCACCTCGACGGCGTTCCCTCGCCGGTGAAGAACCCCGAACAGATGGACATGGTCTCGTTCCGGGAGAACACCGAGGACGTCTACGCCGGCATCGAGTGGGAGGCCGGCACCGACGAGGTCCAGGAGGTACGCGAGTTCGTCGAACAGGAGATGGGCTTCGACGAGACCATCCACGACGGTCCCGTCGGCATCGGCATCAAACCGATCACGGAGTTCGGTACCAAGCGACTGGTCCGACGCGCGATCGACTACGCGATCGAACACGACCGTGACTCGGTCACGCTCGTCCACAAGGGCAACATCATGAAGTTCACCGAGGGCGCGTTCCGCGACTGGGGCTACGAGGTCGCCCGCGAGGAGTACGGCGAGAACGTCATCACCGAGGACACCCTCTGGGAGGAGCGTGACGGCGAGGCCCCCGAGGACGCAGTCGTCGTCAACGACCGCATCGCGGACAACATGCTCCAGCAGATCCTCACACGCACCGACGAGTACGACATCCTCGCGCTCCCGAACCTCAACGGCGACTACCTCTCGGACGCGTGTGGCGCCCAGATCGGCGGCCTGGGCATCGCGCCGGGCGCGAACTTCGGCGAGGGGCGCTGTCTCGCCGAGCCCGTCCACGGGAGCGCGCCGAAGTACGCGGGCCAGGACAAGGTCAACCCCAGCGCGATGATCCTCTCGGGCCGGCTGATGCTCGAGTACCTCGGCTGGGACGAGGCGGCGGACCTGGTACGCGACGCCGTCGAGGAGACGATCTCCTCGAAGCAGGTGACCTACGACATCCACCGCCAGATCGAGGGCGGCGAGAAGGTCGCCACCAGCGAGTTCGCGGAAGCGATCGTCGAGAATATCGAACAGTTGGCCTAACGGCCAACCGTTCGGACTCTCGCGGCGATGCCGCGAGAACATCGAAGAACTCGCCTAAGGCGATTTTCGAGCAATCAGACGCCGGAGGCGTCTGATCACATCGAAGAGCTGGCTTAGACCAGTTCGTCAAGTGGTCGGATTCCGTCGGGATCCGGTGTTAGTGAACGGCCGTCGTAGACGACGATTCGGATTCCTTCGCAGCCGCGATGACGTCGGGACGGACGGCGTAGAGCGGCTTTCCGAGCAGTCGTCATCGTCAGCGAGAGCGTCGAGAAACCGACTACGGCGTGCGTTCGTCCCGAGTCGCCGTCACACCGCGTCCTGGATCTCCGAGCGCATCGAGTCGAGCTGTTCCTTCGACTCGGCCTTCGACCCCAACACGTCGGTACAGACGTCGACGAGCACCTCGTCGGCTCCGTCCTCGTCCTCCTCGTCCTCGAACGCGAGCAGTCCCTGGCCGATCATCACGGCCGCCCGCGTGCCGACGTGGACGTCGAGTCGATCGCGCAGCTCTCGGACGAGGTCGACGACCTGTTCGATCCGGTCCCCGCGGAGCGACTCGACGCGCGCGGCGACGATCT comes from the Halalkalicoccus sp. CG83 genome and includes:
- a CDS encoding isoaspartyl peptidase/L-asparaginase, which encodes MNVIVHGGAGSAHEEPELRQETLDEAAENGASTATPTEAVRAAVRVLESSPRFNAGVGGAIQSDGIVRTDAGIMTSDRSAGAACSMPGVSHAVDVAHAVMEETPHVMLSGVHAVDFAADCGIDVEEDLRSPSTRERWEEADPPRGGPLDQLAWVRERFGETADDPEGRDLDHDRVERGSTGREQRDHDIAEQSSAGNDPPDHDTVGAVASDGERVAAATSTGGRWLALAGRVGDVPQIGSGFYCAPAGGASATGAGEDIARTTLSRCAVDHLEEGASAQEAADRAIEEFAELTDSTAGIIVCDREGETGSAYNSELMQTKALG
- the icd gene encoding isocitrate dehydrogenase (NADP(+)) — its product is MSYDKVEVPEEGEAIEFDGESLSVPDNPIIPIIYGDGIGVDVAPAAQNVLEAAANATGHDISWMRVYAGERAQEEYGEGTHLPDDTVSAFEEFHVGIKGPLTTPVGAGFRSLNVALRKELDLYANVRPTYHLDGVPSPVKNPEQMDMVSFRENTEDVYAGIEWEAGTDEVQEVREFVEQEMGFDETIHDGPVGIGIKPITEFGTKRLVRRAIDYAIEHDRDSVTLVHKGNIMKFTEGAFRDWGYEVAREEYGENVITEDTLWEERDGEAPEDAVVVNDRIADNMLQQILTRTDEYDILALPNLNGDYLSDACGAQIGGLGIAPGANFGEGRCLAEPVHGSAPKYAGQDKVNPSAMILSGRLMLEYLGWDEAADLVRDAVEETISSKQVTYDIHRQIEGGEKVATSEFAEAIVENIEQLA